A window of Argopecten irradians isolate NY chromosome 14, Ai_NY, whole genome shotgun sequence contains these coding sequences:
- the LOC138307666 gene encoding uncharacterized protein, producing MAGTKTNEWNAKEKDRHEQSKKLIRTNAEDGRKDSSLHTFDTPVKCLILATLLSIALIVSQMVCIVLTVQTIQDSDVPITAEVYRGDLTELPLISCNRSTRCTWLKDDLFAKLVLLFSGVRHQSLKRRRNMGKQPYMHIENCDQFALQNCSNDTLKWSNDLNRHRRMTNGSITVTESSLYGLNSIFTFQWNSTSLNTSREERSSQSKHSLRIERKSHKDSMILFEKNVALSKENKFKTSTIFDFVYLQAGDRVYPSLSDTSSLYSVHQANVWGIFPIR from the exons ATGGCCGGCACAAAGACAAATGAGTGGAATGCAAAGGAGAAGGACAGGCATGAACAAAGTAAAAAACTGATACGTACAAATGCTGAGGACGGAAGGAAAGATTCGTCGCTACACACGTTTGATACACCGGTGAAATGTCTTATTCTAGCAACACTTCTATCCATAGCTCTGATTGTTAGTCAGATGGTATGTATAGTGTTAACAGTCCAAACGATCCAGGACAGCGACGTACCTATCACTGCAGAAGTCTACCGAGGCGATCTCACGGAACTACCCTTAATCTCGTGCAACAGGTCGACACGATGTACATGGCTTAAAGATGATCTCTTTGCCAAACTGGTCCTTCTT TTCAGTGGTGTCAGGCACCAGTCCCTCAAGAGAAGAAGAAATATGGGGAAACAGCCATACATGCATATCGAGAACTGTGACCAGTTTGCCCTCCAGAACTGTTCAAATGACACTTTGAAGTGGTCAAATGATCTCAATCGACATCGGCGGATGACGAATGGATCGATCACTGTCACAGAGAGTTCCTTGTATGGACTAAACAGCATCTTTACTTTCCAGTGGAACAGTACATCACTAAATACGTCTAGAGAAGAACGATCTTCTCAAAGCAAACACAGTTTACGTATTGAAAGAAAATCACACAAAGATTCAATGATactgtttgaaaaaaatgttgcaTTGAGTAAGGAAAACAAGTTCAAGACGAGCACTATCTTTGACTTCGTTTATCTACAGGCCGGCGATCGCGTCTATCCGTCGTTGTCAGACACCTCTTCTTTATATAGTGTTCACCAGGCTAACGTTTGGGGAATATTTCCGATACgatga
- the LOC138307667 gene encoding uncharacterized protein — MARNLNTETNGFLVQGSKAGAKYPPDVTTKTLHPALIRYKIGTVLAACLFIAESWFVMYTVKHFLIERDTGRHSTTNDYNIPPAMSVVSTETCNKTSSCSVIRQGGYVSLIKLMHGIKSQSRILKRGSSPLKSPLRMKCDNFIISCCRKGQLKWIHDSYIQEQELNGSVTIKASGLYGLYNTLSFENGHHHNTNKLEVLHQVRLDKSLGHQSKVLLERNITLFAQNRSYDTSDFFDFVFLRKGDRVYPTISNTSFLNSMSGANMWGVFQVTLDPRLI, encoded by the exons ATGGCGAGGAACCTCAATACGGAGACGAATGGTTTCCTCGTTCAAGGATCAAAAGCGGGGGCAAAATATCCACCGGATGTCACAACCAAGACACTACATCCAGCTCTGATTCGGTATAAGATCGGTACCGTACTGGCAGCATGTCTTTTTATTGCAGAGTCCTGGTTTGTGATGTACACAGTAAAGCATTTCTTGATCGAGAGAGACACAGGTCGCCACAGTACTACAAATGATTACAACATACCCCCAGCAATGTCGGTCGTCTCCACAGAAACGTGTAACAAGACATCATCTTGTTCTGTGATCAGGCAGGGAGGATACGTTTCACTGATAAAATTG ATGCATGGTATAAAGAGTCAGAGCCGTATACTGAAACGTGGGTCATCGCCACTGAAAAGTCCACTTCGCATGAAATGTGACAATTTCATTATATCGTGCTGCAGGAAGGGACAATTGAAATGGATTCATGATTCCTACATTCAGGAGCAAGAACTCAACGGATCTGTTACCATCAAAGCGAGTGGGTTGTACGGGCTCTATAACACATTATCATTCGAGAACGGCCACCATCACAACACCAACAAGTTGGAAGTCCTACATCAGGTCCGTTTGGACAAATCGCTTGGACATCAGAGCAAAGTTTTACTCGAGCGAAACATCACACTATTTGCCCAGAACCGGTCATATGATACCAGCGACTTCTTTGACTTCGTGTTTTTGCGTAAAGGAGATCGTGTGTATCCAACGATCTCAAACACGTCGTTTCTCAATAGTATGTCTGGGGCAAATATGTGGGGAGTCTTTCAAGTTACCTTAGATCCCAGGCTTATTTGA
- the LOC138307663 gene encoding uncharacterized protein — translation MAAENEYTDMLNLGDTEDRSKNSDKTWKRAFITTLVLNFLALVTLLGLHVYSQVRPSDPGPDPDSLSDDLCVPCQEETALFDYKVRTDTNKFLCCYNNTDIQRAVKIILKEERRYNTEFDDGKNYIPLNGVDEDTDQLTWWKSRPSAAHLHLDITENNNIEWKANPDFVTSFKSDDIKVNGTNIEVSERGMYFIYSTISVEFSKMDEGQSSKGQTFYHNIQKGNINLPNTGQHIQMMRKYGGIPAQETDRLYTSFLCGALFLKKGDTLASEFVEPPLIYKFPYANYFGIFKL, via the exons ATGGCGGCTGAAAACGAATACACCGATATGTTAAACCTAGGAGACACTGAGGATCGTAGTAAGAACAGTGACAAGACGTGGAAAAGGGCCTTTATCACCACGTTAGTGCTGAATTTCCTGGCCTTGGTTACTCTACTCggtctacatgtatacagccaGGTCCGGCCTAGTGACCCAGGCCCTGACCCAGATAGTCTGTCGGACGATCTGTGTGTACCATGCCAGGAGGAGACAGCCTTGTTTGACTACAAAGTGAGGACGGACACCAACAAGTTCTTATGCTGTTACAACAATACCGACATACAGCGAGCTGTGAAAATT ATTCTGAAAGAGGAAAGACGCTACAACACCGAATTCGATG ATGGCAAGAACTACATACCATTAAATGGGGTCGATGAGGACACAGATCAGCTCACGTGGTGGAAGAGCCGACCTTCAGCAGCTCACTTACACCTAGATATTACAG AGAACAATAATATTGAGTGGAAGGCAAACCCTGACTTCGTAACATCATTCAAATCGGATGATATCAAAGTAAACGGCACAAATATCGAGGTATCGGAGAGGGGGATGTACTTTATATATTCTACAATTTCGGTGGAGTTCAGTAAGATGGATGAAGGTCAGTCCAGTAAAGGCCAGACGTTCTACCATAACATCCAGAAAGGAAACATCAATCTCCCCAACACTGGCCAACACATCCAGATGATGCGGAAATATGGCGGAATCCCGGCCCAGGAGACAGACAGACTCTACACTAGTTTCCTTTGTGGGGCCTTGTTCCTTAAGAAGGGGGATACCTTGGCATCCGAGTTCGTCGAGCCACCTCTCATCTATAAATTCCCCTACGCAAACTACTTCGGAATCTTTAAACTTTGA